Part of the Scomber japonicus isolate fScoJap1 chromosome 6, fScoJap1.pri, whole genome shotgun sequence genome, ATTTCACTACATAGACATTTTGGATATGTGACTGAAATCAACACATGTATTTTTGCTCTGGTGTTTTGCACTGGATGAGTTGGTTATTCatatatgaaacatttcagttattcagttatttggagaaaaaaaaatccatcgcTTCTATTGAGTACAAAAGGAATATAATAATGAGTTAAACAGTAAGGAttattttcttttggttttgaaCATTACCAAATTATGTCTTGCTGTGTTTTTGATATATAGTGGAACAGTACCTGGTAATTTATGCAGTTACTATAGCTCTGACATAAAGTTGGACCTCTCAGATtgaacccttttttttctctttacatgtattttaaatatttaatgatatTAAGAAAGTAGAATCAcctcaaaaaaacaacagctgcttAATTGCTGTTTTAagatttccctttttctttaacCACCATTAGAAGTAGCAACAGGTGTTTGGAAACATCTCATATTTACTTGCCAGCCAGGGTACCAGCTGATTGGTTAGCTGCATTAATTAAGGTTATGATGTCGCAGACCTTAAATAATTGTACAATTGAACATCTGCTCATGATGATGGCCTCTGTGTGGCCAAAAAACACCAGCGCTAACTGTGTAATGCTGCAGTGATTGcaactgaaaataaatatgttggCTCTCTTCTTCATGCAGACAGGTCAGCTGCAGTATGGCAAACCTGGAGCTTGAGGGCCCTTCAGCAGGGTGACTACTTCCTGACACAGGTGAAGGTTATCAGTGTAGGTTATGCATGTAGCTTGAGTGTCACTACTCAGGAAATCCCAATATTGTACATTcatgctgtttaatgttttttctaaACCAGATACAGACTacacaatgaaatacaaaaatagtTAACTCAACAGAAGTGCAAGGTTTCATTTACATCAACGTTAAATGAGACAAAATGTAATTTGtcaacacaaacatgaataataacTTGATTTCACATCTTTCACAGAAAGACATCTGCGCTAACGGCCTTGAGAAAGCCTCACAGTGCAGAGCAGAAATAGGCCACATATTGATGTATCAAGCTGTATACAGTAGATAGACACTGGGTGGGATTTTGATTTGATGTTGATCTTATGACTAGTTTTCCACTAAGTGCTACAACTTTCTGCACCAAACTGTTACAGCTGAGAGAAATAAACCCAAAATGTGATTAAGATTTTCTAGAGGCACAAGTACTCATCAGCAGagcatcatcacatcatcagtgTTTTAGTCAATACCTTATCACAAATCTTCTGATATCTGTCAATAGCATCACCCACACCCTGGTGCAAATCTGAACAAGCTCTTGCATTAGGGTCTGACATGACTCTGGAAACACAGGTATACAGCGCCCTCCTGTGCTGGAAAAGGGGAACTGCTGGTCAGTGTAAGGTCTTTGAATGCTGTCACTAATACACTGAAAACACCACTTGTAGCTTCACCGTTCTCCAAAAAAATATAACCAACTTTATAGACAACCTCAATTCCAGCACAACCAAATCCACACGTGTTCATACATCAAATGTGTATGAAATCACGTCCTGAGATCTGATCAGTGCCTCTTTCTGCACCCCGATGGGAGTTTGCAGATCTGACACCTGAAAGTTCAGCACGTCAATGTCAGATGATCCAAACGTGGCCTCCACCTTCACATTCTCATACATGTGAAACTGAACCTTCTTGTTGGCCGTAGTGAGGAGACACCTGAGGAAACTCTCTCTCAGCACAGATCGAGCGTTCtgctctctctgcagctgctcagcaTCCATCTCTGACTCAGCTGATGTGGAAATGGAGGTGCGACAGAGAGCGATGAAGCGTGGCGATTTGGGGTCAAATCCACGGCTGTTGGGGTCGGGTCCTTTAGGCAGCCGTAAAACAGACACTGGTGTTGCCATGTTGATTCTTTCTGCCAAATCCtatgacaggaaaaaaaaagaagtgaacatTAATGGCTTGATGAATCCATTCATAGAAAGGTTATGGGCAACAATTCTGATACGTTATGCTTTACTGTAAATGGAATATATTTAGGTTTTCTACTATTggacagacaaaacaagaaatttgAGAATTTCATATTAGATCTGATTAGATCCATTAGatctaagtacatttactcaagtacattttttaggtatttgtattttacttgagtatttccatttgatggaCCTTAATACTTCAACTGCACTACACTTCAGAgtgaaatattgtattttcaactccactacatttattagacaattttagttacttttcaggtTAAGATTTTACACAATGTATAATATAACCATAGTTAAAAATTATGAATGATTTGACATTTCATCAAAACTTGAAAGTgggattaatgggagaggagagaaggaaaaaaaaacaaatggatCACCATTAAGCAGCTCATGACCCCTCAGCTTTATCTAGTGACCCTTTGAAGGAGCTCGACCCCCAGGTTGGGAGTCATTGGACTGAgctagttaactgtatataaagtagtataaaatagtattagtagtaaaTCATATTATATTAGTAGTGGAATATGGATCAGGGGTTGAAAATAGTGGAAACTAGCTCCATCCccatgcttcagtattaataattattaattatgtcatatataataatatatcagtcagagggatgaACTAAGGACTTTATAATGTGTATGTAGCATTTTTTATGCAGGACTTTAAAttataatggagtatttttatattgctgtGTTTTTACTTCAGAAATAATCTGAATATTTTTCCACCACTGGATCCAGGGaacattttcttcacatttttaagaCTTAACAACTCATTGTATAAATCAAGAATAAAAACGGATAGATGACATGACAATGAAAAAAGGTAGGTATAAACTCATTGCCTACataaatttaatttttattgcACTATATTAATCgatttgttatttgtgtttggACGTTTGCATTCACCTCTTATTTTGCCATTTTCTTCGGATTGCATATTGTGCCTACAAAGCCAGCATAATGTAGGtcataaattaaattacatcaaACTTTGTTTCAAAGTTAGCATCTTGGTGTGAGCGTGTTGCTAACCTACAGCTCAGATAACTCTCATATTCATAATATATAACACTACATAGTTTCATCATGGTATGACGGAAAAATAACTTTTCATCCTTGTTTTCATCAGATATGCACTAACACTTTAGAAAGCCTCTTCAGGTCTAATTAAACACATACCGACTCAACAGCAGCGTGCGCCTGTTactctctttcccttcttcgtcttcttcttctcctcctcctcctcctctttcttcttcttcctcttctcctttacGTTAATTAGTGGATAGCATGGTACAGtactgccacctgctggactGACTGGaaggtgaagaaaaaaagagatcatgttcattttatcttattttgagGTTTTCAAAGAagcatcaaaataaaacagcgAGCACAGTCCCCTGAAAAGCTGTTTTATGTTCATTGGGGTGTCATCTATGCCCTTATATTAGTTATCCTCAAGAATAAAGccagtaattcattttttattgtcatttatatGAGTGTTCCTCAGAAAAAGGTCAAACATTTTATGTCCATTATCATAATCACACagttctatatttatatttggacTGTCAGAAATATAATTACCTCGGAAAATTACATAATTTTATTTCGAATACCACATATTTGATGCGTCATTGTACAACTCTAAATTTGTCAAAGGctttttacaaacatttattgCCTTGCACTGGAAATACATGCAAAATGtgtaatacacgcccctattttttatgttgttagcctaaacgacatgcccaagttgtgagcagcacagatcccacatagtttgagactcagatatgtgtctggtatcattggaaaggaaacactctcaggattcttgtaaaagtgtctgtgtgattctgtgacttactgacaaagagtggcagaggttacaatgatggggttgtttactcgcccataggtttgcctttacaatgacatgtgtacagacattcagggacctctcagcaggatatagacacaatgaggccacagccacatgtcttggcttcatgcagtccaaatttggagtcaaaagaccaaaagatgaatttttcagagttatttttcaacaggtatgtccatgcgttttccttaggtcctttttggagactccaaatggacacttggttaccaaagctgtataaccacaatcaaacacctataacgtcacaacccctttgcctacaatcaaaatcttggtctctaatgcaAGCTGACACCTTGAGGATCCCTGCTAATATGGATATGGATGTCAGTCAATCTGGAATAGGATGACAGAAGCATTATCACAATAAccataatttgttttgtttggcgGAAAAGGGCAAAATTTAATAAAACCACAATTGAACAgaacaaaactcaacacaatcAACACAGAACATGGCtcactgtaaatgtatttacattttgataataaaaaggtaaaataaaacaaacatgaaaagaaCAACTGAACAGAACAAAAATCAACCCAACCAACACAAAAATGGCTCACTATAAAACTATTTACAAATTATTTACATTGTGCCACTCATTGTAGCAGTCCCTGGAGACCGTGAAGCAGAGTGCCACACTGCATGATGTGCACTCCACTGTGGTCTTCATGCTGCAGTGCACATACCGCCGTCTCCCTGCACTGCCATCCACAGTAAAGTGCCGCGGCTTGTGAGGTGCACCAGAGGGAGCATGAGGGGGTGCCTGTGGGGGGGTTGTGGAGGGGGAGCCAGCTGCCTTCAGCTCCAGCACCAGGGCTATGCGAAACTCCTTCTGTGTGAGAGGGACCTGTTGCCTCTCCTTGGCCAGCTCCTGGTGCAGAATGAAGGCATTCACAATGCCGATATCCaggaaatggtaaaaaaaagttCTGTACCACTTCCTGGTTTTGTGCAGTGTTTTGTAGTAGCCAATCATGGCATCTGACAGGTCAACCCCACCCATATGCTTGTTGTAGTCATATACCCCTGGTGGATTGCCTGCTCTGCCCACTGCCCATCTGCTTTCAACCTTCTGTGCACCATATGCTCACTGTGTGCCGGGTGGATGGTGGAGCAGATGTTGACATTTTTCGTGTCTCTCCACTGTACAAACACCAATGGACCCTCCCTGATCCAGCGGATGGTGCCCCGGGGAGACTTGCTGTCCAGCCCACCTGGCCGGTCTCTGGGGAAGCCAATTCGCTGCTCCCGGATTGTCCCACAGGCCCAGACTTTCTTGTCCAATAGGTCCAAGAATAGGGCAGGGCTGGTGTAGAAGTTATCTACGAACAGTTTATAGCCCTGCCCTAGCACTGGCACGTCTATGAGTTTCATCACTGAATCATAGCTCAGTCCCTTGATGATCGGTGCTCCTTTGCcctcataaataaaaaaaatcacaggtATAGCCTGTGGAGGAGTCAGCCAGTACAAAAAGTTTGTATCCCCATTTTGTGGGTATCCCCATTCGCTCTCCATAGAGGTTATAGTTGCGAACAATCTCCTTCAACATGGATTTGGAGATGAAAAAGTGGAAGAGGCTCCTTCCGCGTCCTtggtcttcctcctctccctctggcTTGCTCACTTGCTTCCCCTCGTGCCcgtcctctgcctcttcctctgcctcgCCCACTTGCTTCCCCTCGCGCCcgtcctctgcctcttcctactcctctccctctgtcacaGCCTTCCTCTGAACTTTCCTCTCTGGCTCTCTTTTGTGTCTGTCTCAGAGGCTGAGTTGATGTGGATGgctgctcctcttcatcttccatcTCTGGCACCCAATCAGGGTCATCAGAGACAGCTAGTCTTGTTCTAAAACATAATGAAAGAcattattatcttatttatatgtattttatatgtatgtcACTTTGGATAAAGGTGTCTACCAAATACATGGATATAGAAATAGACATAATACTCATGATACTCATGCATATTCAGAACGCAGTTACTTTCTGgtgaaaaataaattgtgagGCCATTCAAAATATACTCACATCTCCAGGTCAGGATCCACTCCATCTAGAAAATGCTGCTCATCTTCTGGATCCTCAGATACCTGACTTGCCTCAGAGTCAGATGCCTCATCACTCTAGTTCATAAGGAACTCTGCTGCCTCTGCAGCCGTGTTTTTCTGtgccatatctatctatttatttatctatgtatctatttatttatctatgtatctatctatctatttatttatctatgtatctatctatctatctatttatgtatgtatgtatcgatctatctatttatctatctaactgacaactaactgtctatctatctaactaactgtctatctatctatctatttttctatctatctatctatctgactaactaactaactaactgtctgtctatctatctatctaactgactaactaactaactatctatatatctatctatctatctatctatctatctatatatctatcgaactgactaactaactgtctatctatctatctgtttatttagctcatatgtcaagtcgaggaagaaccaaccgtgtaccaaaatgccgagtgcgtaatgatcatagactgtatggtaatgatatggttcaactcttttacgcttcgagtttgtttatggaccaTAGacttatggacagccaaacgtCATAGTTCAGTGTCaaacaccgttggaaacctctgactattggctaaaaggttatcaacttcatttcaccgaatatttccataggctggaacagctgtcaattaaagccatgtcgtcattgcctaatcctaaacaccgattggcttgtgtgtggtgtcgtcagaagcagaagaggctcacggtcgtaaacatctagtcacgtgtactctgagatggacgcgcaggtcaggagatgacgtaaacggaccgtatatgatttgttttttgtgttattacgttacgcgttggactaaatacatgttgacatattgaggaaagtatttcggttttatggaaacggatttcatatttcacaagaatggatacttggcgagctgtacagagagtcctgagtcataagatgatcgttgtggataaagggaagactttgaaggtatgtaggcattatagcttttctcacttagctgagtggctagccgagctaatcgctaatagtattacggctgtgagcaaccatataagtcgtgagtggtcttgaatgaatcagggcaacctaagctttctaacaatgtacggcatgagtatatatgtttaagggttggtgtttaaacatccgtcccgtcccgcaggcggaacagcgtgcgttaagaggttaaaatgtgctttgaaatacattaaaatgacattagtCTCTCCTTACTTAAGTTACTGTGCAGAGGTTTGGGGTAATAACTTCAAAAGTACATTACATCCATTATTTATTCTACAGAAGAGAGAAATTCGAATAATTCACAACGCTGGTTTTCAGGATCATACACACTATTCTTACAgtcaaaaatactaaaatttGCAGACCAGGTAGAATTACAAAGTGTACAAATTATGTTTCAGGCAAAAAATAATCATCTACCAGGAAATATTCTAAGATTGTTCACTGAAAGAGAGGGTTCCTATAACTTAAGGGGATTGTTCAAATTGAACTGTGTATGCGTATGACGAGGAGGAGTTTTTGTATTCCTGTTTGTGGGGTGAGATTATGGAACAGTCTGAATGTAAAGCTCAAGGAATGTCCAAAGataatacagtttaaaaagaggtaaaaatattttatttttatgaggtACAGAGATGGAGGTGTTTAACTGACTCAGGTGCCcgttgtttgtatgtgtgtatatctatgtatgtatgtgtacatatgtggatgtgtacatgcatacatacatacatatatatatatatatatatatatgtatatatgtatgtttgtgtatgtatatatatgtatgtagcaattatttatatattgataaCAGTAAATATAGATGTAAACATTGACATTACATATAACATATACTAGTAAGAAATTGTATGATGTTATGAATTAGTAATTAAATTAGGAGCTAGCAAGCATTGATTTAAGACGTAGGGATGGGATTCAATAAGTGTTAGGCCCTGCCCTGCCCCAGCAGCTGTGGCTACAAACACTAGCTTACCACCACTGGTgagaatgtgtatgaatgaataatggTTTCTGTTAAGCGCTGTGGGTGCCTTGAAAAGCGCAATATAAATCCaagccattattattattattaagtattattattattattattattgtatgaCTGATAGTGCAGTGCATCATATTTTACGTCAAGCACTCTTGATCTGGAAAACAATAACTTGTTTCCATGATAACAAAGAGTTTGTTGACGCCCCAAATGCTTCCTGTCCAAGGGCGTCTATATCAGACTCATGCTCTCCTGAGCATTCGTCAGGAGAGCATTGGCAGTGAGAATGTgttgcacgcacacacacacacacacgcacacacacacacacacacacacactcgcacgcAGGGGTGGATTTGCCATTGGGAGTACGAAAGAAAAGCTCTCGCGACCGACGCTGCTAAGAGCAATTTAAACTAGCTGCGGGGGCCAGCGTGgctagagctagcagcagtggttcctctcagcagcacgtgtgtcagagtgaggctcccgctgccatggtggtgcagcagcaggttgaggaagactccaccatgtggaagtggtgatacagtcttcagcaggtgtgatcctgccagcatggtgtggataaacactcattaaatgttcagaacagttacttaactgtctatgaactttactttacataataaataacaaactctgcatagtgtggtgtgtcacaagtaggcctaaatctagttatctaaagtattggaaaacactaaccatattcatatactatcctgaattgattagttgctttt contains:
- the gemin7 gene encoding gem-associated protein 7, whose product is MATPVSVLRLPKGPDPNSRGFDPKSPRFIALCRTSISTSAESEMDAEQLQREQNARSVLRESFLRCLLTTANKKVQFHMYENVKVEATFGSSDIDVLNFQVSDLQTPIGVQKEALIRSQDVISYTFDV